In Mytilus trossulus isolate FHL-02 chromosome 14, PNRI_Mtr1.1.1.hap1, whole genome shotgun sequence, a genomic segment contains:
- the LOC134697556 gene encoding uncharacterized protein LOC134697556 gives MSFEPFCEPCTSDNKQSPAKNWCVECDEALCSQCTKHHKLSKATKTHHLMNFTQKSACPSDITSLECVHHTGKLLEYFCTDHDAICCRDCLAKTHKSCDRTVSLDTAAEHVKQSEVFTDCKERLRAYLESIDSILKNRDKNLNDIQTTGKIIMTEVKRIKEKLIQHINEIEKTMIININTMIEDESKSLRSDHDQVLNLRQTAELYQKDMTFVTEKVPGKHSFIFIRKMSNNILQIEDDLQIKHQNFKDVTIEFQESDEVSKVESFGNVTVKRQPSSVCFHIEKQRQAQTLSVQTTCQTFELESKIQFDVSGKIITGMTSTEDKKLLLCDRECDDVLVYNEMNQYITKMHMSSSPWDITVIPNKQIAVATFSTSNIQFIDVKKLSPGKEITVTTDNIYLKGITSTSDNIMVGGRGHIYILNIEGKKLSVIKCQSQSINYMYYQETRNQFYCAYGKNVFGIEQDGTQSVSFSIKDENQHRSITTDRHNNVYILGRNTEKIQDYII, from the coding sequence ATGTCGTTTGAACCTTTCTGCGAGCCATGTACAAGTGACAATAAGCAAAGTCCCGCCAAAAACTGGTGTGTAGAATGTGACGAAGCGTTGTGTTCTCAGTGTACTAAACACCACAAGCTATCAAAAGCTACTAAAACTCACCACTTAATGAATTTTACTCAGAAGTCAGCATGTCCATCGGATATTACAAGTCTAGAATGTGTCCACCATACGGGAAAACTACTGGAGTACTTTTGTACCGATCATGATGCCATCTGTTGTCGTGACTGCCTAGCGAAGACACACAAATCATGTGACAGAACCGTGTCATTAGATACTGCAGCAGAGCATGTTAAACAGTCAGAAGTTTTTACTGACTGCAAGGAAAGGTTGCGTGCTTATTTAGAATCAATAGATAGCATTTTGAAAAACAGAGACAAAAACTTGAATGATATACAGACAACCGGAAAAATAATAATGACTGAAGTAAAGAGAATAAAAGAAAAGCTTATTCAACACATCAATGAAATTGAGAAAACCAtgattataaacataaacacgATGATTGAAGATGAATCAAAAAGCCTTCGAAGCGATCATGATCAAGTGCTAAATTTGCGACAAACAGCTGAGTTATACCAAAAAGACATGACTTTTGTAACAGAAAAAGTCCCTGGaaaacattcatttattttcatccgtAAAATGAGTaataacattttacaaataGAAGACGACCTACAGATCAAACATCAGAATTTCAAGGATGTTACTATAGAATTTCAAGAATCCGATGAAGTATCAAAAGTAGAATCGTTTGGAAATGTGACAGTAAAACGACAACCTTCATCCGTATGCTTTCACATAGAAAAACAACGACAGGCCCAGACTCTGTCAGTACAAACAACATGTCAGACTTTTGAGTTAGAAAGTAAAATTCAATTTGATGTTTCTGGTAAAATCATCACGGGAATGACTTCTACTGAGGACAAGAAACTACTTTTGTGTGATCGTGAATGCGATGATGTTTTGGTGTACAATGAAATGAACCAGTACATAACGAAAATGCATATGTCATCTTCACCATGGGATATCACAGTCataccaaacaaacaaatagcTGTCGCCACTTTCAGTACAAGTAACATTCAGTTTATAGATGTAAAAAAGCTGTCACCTGGTAAAGAAATAACTGTAACTAcagataatatatatttaaaaggtaTTACATCCACCTCAGACAATATCATGGTTGGTGGAAGAGGCCATATTTACATTCTTAACATTGAAGGCAAAAAGTTAAGCGTTATCAAATGTCAGAGCCaaagtataaattatatgtattatCAAGAAACCAGAAATCAGTTTTATTGCGCGTATGGGAAAAATGTATTTGGTATTGAGCAAGATGGGACACAATCTGTTTCATTCAGTATCAAAGACGAAAATCAGCATAGAAGCATAACAACCGACCGTCACAATAATGTATACATACTCGGACGTAATACTGAAAAAATCCAAGATTACATCATATAG